From Etheostoma cragini isolate CJK2018 chromosome 1, CSU_Ecrag_1.0, whole genome shotgun sequence, a single genomic window includes:
- the ist1 gene encoding IST1 homolog isoform X2 → MSLKIITEVNRATKQTETQTSWCTFHWYLQSIIMLGGGFKAERLRVNLRLVINRLKLLEKKKTELAQKARKEIADYLSSGKDERARIRVEHIIREDYMVEAMEILELYCDLLLTRFGLIQSMKELDPGLQEAVSTLIWAAPRLQAEVSELRTVSEQLCAKYSKEYGKLCRTNQIGTVNDRLMHKLGVEAPPKILVERYLIEIAKNYNVPYEPDAMVRPEVSLGEDANLIDVDNDKKSGRGGGGGGGGGFTAPNAAMPMPMSMPMPMHMPMPTAFNYPPPKGAEPYNAPVGTYNDFQHPMGGGLPPQLPSCPPTYESAVGPGPSSQLFDNNALPELPSVPDTLPTSSFGRNTTSSDDIDFDDLTRRFEELKKKT, encoded by the exons aTGTCACTAAAGATCATTACGGAAGTGAACCGGGCGACGAAACAGACAGAAACCCAAACAAGTTGGTGTACGTTTCACTGGTATTTACAG TCTATCATCATGCTGGGAGGAGGATTTAAAGCAGAGAGGCTGAGAGTCAACCTCCGGCTGGTCATTAACAGACTCAAACTccttgagaaaaagaaaa CTGAGCTTGctcaaaaagcaagaaaagagaTTGCAGATTACCTGTCATCAGGTAAGGATGAGCGGGCACGAATCCGTGTGGAGCACATTATCAGAGAAGACTATATGGTGGAAGCCATGGAGATCCTGGAGCTCTACTGTGACCTCTTGCTGACTCGCTTTGGTCTCATTCAGTCCATGAA GGAACTGGACCCAGGCTTACAGGAGGCAGTGTCCACTCTCATCTGGGCAGCTCCTCGCCTCCAGGCAGAGGTGTCTGAACTAAGAACT GTATCTGAGCAGCTATGTGCAAAATATAGCAAGGAGTACGGCAAGCTGTGCAGGACAAACCAGATCGGCACAGTCAATGATAGG CTGATGCATAAACTGGGCGTGGAGGCCCCTCCCAAGATCTTGGTGGAGCGCTACCTGATAGAGATCGCCAAGAACTACAATGTGCCATATGAACCTGACGCTATGGTCCGG CCCGAGGTGTCTCTCGGAGAGGATGCAAACCTGATTGACGTGGACAATGACAAGAAGtctggaagaggaggaggaggagggggtggtgGAGGTTTCACTGCTCCCAATGCAGCTATGCCTATGCCCATGTCCATGCCTATGCCCATGCATATGCCCATGCCAACAGCTTTCAACTATCCACCTCCCAAAGGAGCG GAACCGTATAATGCGCCAGTTGGAACCTACAATGACTTTCAGCACCCCATGGGAGGCGGGCTGCCCCCTCAGCTGCCCTCTTGTCCCCCCACATACGAGTCT GCCGTAG GTCCTGGCCCTTCATCTCAGCTATTTGACAACAACGCTCTCCCAGAACTCCCCTCTGTTCCCGACACACTCCCCACGTCCTCCTTCGGCAGAAACACCACAAGTTCGGATGACATTGATTTTGACGACTTAACAAGGCGGTTCgaggagctgaagaagaagaCCTAA
- the dhodh gene encoding dihydroorotate dehydrogenase (quinone), mitochondrial isoform X1, translated as MAGQLKKQLKDAVKVIGSGSLLFASYLTAVGDERFYANQLMPLLQRIVGAETAHVLAVKLIGLGLVPLNRYQDPASLEVKVLGLKFKNPIGIAAGFDKNGEAIDGLYKMGFGFVEVGTITPKPQEGNAKPRVFRLTTDQAIVNRYGFNSCGLAEAQQRLKSRADTQKQQSKAGLPLGINLGKNKLSQNAGADYLEGVRVLGPLADYLVVNISSPNTPGLRDLQGKVELRKLLHTVLKERDALQGHIPPVLVKIAPDLTAQDKQDIADVVTELGVDGLMVSNTTVSRPETLQDLHKSEIGGLSGLPLKDLSTNTVREMYNLTKGRILIVGIGGVASGQDAMDKIRAGASLVQLYTALTYQGPPIVTKIKRELEQLLKEQGFSSVSEAVGADHRGADGLTHVQSALKEMVNVNTDKPHL; from the exons ATGGCGGGACAGCTGAAG AAGCAGTTAAAAGACGCAGTGAAGGTCATCGGCTCAGGTAGCCTTCTGTTTGCCTCCTACCTCACTGCAGTTGGAGATGAGCGTTTCTATGCCAATCAGCTGATGCCCCTGCTGCAGAGGATTGTGGGGGCAGAGACTGCACATGTGTTGGCAGTGAAACTAATCGGTCTGGGTCTGGTTCCTCTGAACCGCTACCAGGACCCTGCATCATTG GAAGTTAAAGTCCTGGGATTAAAGTTCAAAAACCCTATTGGGATTGCGGCTGGCTTCGACAAAAACGGAGAGGCCATAGACGGGTTGTACAAGATGGGTTTTGGCTTTGTTGAAGTGGGTACGATCACTCCTAAACCTCAAGAAGGGAACGCCAAACCACGTGTGTTTCGACTCACTACAGATCAAGCAATTGTTAACAG GTATGGATTCAACAGCTGTGGTTTGGCAGAAGCACAACAGAGGCTGAAGTCCAGGGCAGACACTCAGAAACAGCAAAGTAAAG cTGGCCTTCCCCTGGGCATCAACCTAGGGAAGAACAAGCTGTCCCAGAACGCAGGGGCAGATTACTTGGAGGGGGTAAGAGTTCTGGGCCCGCTGGCTGACTACCTGGTGGTTAACATCAGCAGTCCTAATACGCCAGGTCTCCGGGATCTACAGGGCAAAGTTGAACTCCGCAAGCTCCTTCATACG GTGTTGAAGGAGCGTGATGCCCTGCAAGGACACATACCCCCGGTCCTGGTGAAGATTGCTCCTGACCTCACTGCCCAGGACAAACAAGACATTGCTGATGTTGTCACTGAG CTGGGAGTGGATGGTTTAATGGTGTCTAACACTACGGTGTCCAGACCAGAGACGCTTCAGGATTTGCACAAGTCTGAGATTGGTGGGCTGAGTGGCCTGCCTCTCAAAGACCTCTCTACTAACACTGTTAGAGAGATGTACAACCTCACTAAAG GTAGAATACTAATTGTTGGAATTGGTGGTGTAGCCAGTGGCCAAGATGCTATGGATAAGATCCGTGCCGGTGCATCACTGGTTCAGCTTTACACAGCTTTGACCTACCAAGGTCCGCCCATAGTGACGAAGATAAAGCGAGAATTGGAACAACTTCTTAA aGAACAAGGTTTTAGCAGTGTATCAGAGGCAGTTGGAGCAGATCACAGAGGAGCAGATGGATTGACTCATGTGCAGAGTGCGCTGAAAGAGATGGTAAATGTTAACACAGACAAACCGCACCTGTAG
- the dhodh gene encoding dihydroorotate dehydrogenase (quinone), mitochondrial isoform X2, which produces MPLLQRIVGAETAHVLAVKLIGLGLVPLNRYQDPASLEVKVLGLKFKNPIGIAAGFDKNGEAIDGLYKMGFGFVEVGTITPKPQEGNAKPRVFRLTTDQAIVNRYGFNSCGLAEAQQRLKSRADTQKQQSKAGLPLGINLGKNKLSQNAGADYLEGVRVLGPLADYLVVNISSPNTPGLRDLQGKVELRKLLHTVLKERDALQGHIPPVLVKIAPDLTAQDKQDIADVVTELGVDGLMVSNTTVSRPETLQDLHKSEIGGLSGLPLKDLSTNTVREMYNLTKGRILIVGIGGVASGQDAMDKIRAGASLVQLYTALTYQGPPIVTKIKRELEQLLKEQGFSSVSEAVGADHRGADGLTHVQSALKEMVNVNTDKPHL; this is translated from the exons ATGCCCCTGCTGCAGAGGATTGTGGGGGCAGAGACTGCACATGTGTTGGCAGTGAAACTAATCGGTCTGGGTCTGGTTCCTCTGAACCGCTACCAGGACCCTGCATCATTG GAAGTTAAAGTCCTGGGATTAAAGTTCAAAAACCCTATTGGGATTGCGGCTGGCTTCGACAAAAACGGAGAGGCCATAGACGGGTTGTACAAGATGGGTTTTGGCTTTGTTGAAGTGGGTACGATCACTCCTAAACCTCAAGAAGGGAACGCCAAACCACGTGTGTTTCGACTCACTACAGATCAAGCAATTGTTAACAG GTATGGATTCAACAGCTGTGGTTTGGCAGAAGCACAACAGAGGCTGAAGTCCAGGGCAGACACTCAGAAACAGCAAAGTAAAG cTGGCCTTCCCCTGGGCATCAACCTAGGGAAGAACAAGCTGTCCCAGAACGCAGGGGCAGATTACTTGGAGGGGGTAAGAGTTCTGGGCCCGCTGGCTGACTACCTGGTGGTTAACATCAGCAGTCCTAATACGCCAGGTCTCCGGGATCTACAGGGCAAAGTTGAACTCCGCAAGCTCCTTCATACG GTGTTGAAGGAGCGTGATGCCCTGCAAGGACACATACCCCCGGTCCTGGTGAAGATTGCTCCTGACCTCACTGCCCAGGACAAACAAGACATTGCTGATGTTGTCACTGAG CTGGGAGTGGATGGTTTAATGGTGTCTAACACTACGGTGTCCAGACCAGAGACGCTTCAGGATTTGCACAAGTCTGAGATTGGTGGGCTGAGTGGCCTGCCTCTCAAAGACCTCTCTACTAACACTGTTAGAGAGATGTACAACCTCACTAAAG GTAGAATACTAATTGTTGGAATTGGTGGTGTAGCCAGTGGCCAAGATGCTATGGATAAGATCCGTGCCGGTGCATCACTGGTTCAGCTTTACACAGCTTTGACCTACCAAGGTCCGCCCATAGTGACGAAGATAAAGCGAGAATTGGAACAACTTCTTAA aGAACAAGGTTTTAGCAGTGTATCAGAGGCAGTTGGAGCAGATCACAGAGGAGCAGATGGATTGACTCATGTGCAGAGTGCGCTGAAAGAGATGGTAAATGTTAACACAGACAAACCGCACCTGTAG
- the LOC117950636 gene encoding polycystic kidney disease protein 1-like 2 → MGMLLLTSVFLWITVGFLSLPEKSEACTGNYSLAHCEFVFRNVCFEFVWGSKTWSQARSSCEKRGGELLKVMNSPIKMFLKNIAREKNIGNFTWWLGEGVQRQNREPNLLNADKCRYMKLNPLKLIKTSDCKQRQGFLCTHNVSSSSNTKQSTIVSSPATRSRSKRDVNAMAWSVTNIVTFLMEADAELLRMETTVGEPTNDNRDKFIQYLLNAVKILPKEFVLQNDTISHIINCSTGILLLSLNKCDIQTNPNPTSLFEEVFEIFRTVSMLVGVATKQSIVIRHPIGTIYQSTYTPADLGNAVLGSKQDGVFIELPSFAALQPQLGTQSTIIAQMAAFPQNPHPSNHTISGTVCSLLLSNGESDIELANLTEMIEIFLPHPNPSIPINNTIVLEKNTKALTNINVSDTDMTIFFNVESSVNVSLVLRLSQGSPPNDTYFSSTTTLNLTRGGRWMITPEMLRHTPGAWYVDAGLFNSPWKPGLTLKITSFMSKCMYWNIKNETWSTEGCQVGDKSTPEQTQCLCNHLTLFGSSFFVMPNYVDLSRTAELFSTLSQNYVVLALLCAFYGLYLVTLLWACYADRRARSKRKMTLLEDNHPGAQYNYLIGVQTGHRKNAGTTANVTVKLIGSDGESDIHILTDPEKPVFERGAVDMFLLATPYPLGEVQNLRLQHDNSGGRPSWYISKVTVQDLQTRHVIHFFCDCWLSADHGDNMTKKTFNAAKNNEIASFRNIFHSRTSTGFRDEHIWVSIVDPPSRSPFTRAQRVSCCMSLLLCTMAINIAFWSIPMDENSPIVFKIGSLQITWQELMVGVQSGFLMFPINILIITIFRSIRPRVISNSQKVDSEENLRPPAVNIPTILKDTEKVISLVSSNPKNKMSEMHRLESTTDLYLALERVHEFIHLMQGVSESDPHWVYCSKFLLAGLCHLLMCLEKLDEKHFPSPQEYQQTLNFTNLLVRKAEMVYSSHLSYCPPPVKRKKKKAASCWLPWWFVFLGWFLLVSISGVSTFFTLVYGLDYGKEKSIKWVMSLGLSLFQSIFILQPLKVLGVAVFFALLLKPVAVEESEEIEQVKLEQQDKCRRYSGRDTL, encoded by the exons ATGGGCATGTTACTCcttacatctgtctttttgtgGATAACAGTTGGATTTCTATCTTTACCAGAGAAGTCTGAGGCCTGTACAGGCAATTACTCCCTTGCACATTGTGAATTTGTTTtcagaaatgtctgttttgAGTTTGTTTGGGGATCTAAAACCTGGTCCCAAGCCAGGAGCAGCTGTGAAAAGCGAGGAGGGGAGCTCCTGAAGGTGATGAACAGCCCGataaaaatgttcttaaagAACATCgccagagagaaaaacatcGGCAACTTCACCTGGTGGCTAGGGGAGGGGGTCCAAAGGCAAAACCGGGAACCTAATCTAT TAAATGCTGACAAGTGCAGGTACATGAAGCTGAATCCTCTTAAGCTCATCAAAACATCGGACTGCAAGCAGAGACAAGGCTTCCTCTGCACCCACA ATGTGAGTTCTTCTTCAAACACAAAG CAGAGCACAATAGTGTCTAGTCCAGCAACCAGATCTC GATCCAAAAGAGATGTAAATGCCATGGCTTGGTCAGTTACAAACATTGTCACATTTCTCATG GAAGCAGATGCAGAACTACTGCGAATGGAAACGACAGTAGGGGAGCCGACAAACGACAACCGG GACAAATTCATTCAGTATTTGTTGAATGCCGTTAAAATCCTTCCTAAAGAATTTGTTTTGCAAAACGACACTATCAGTCACATCATCAACTGTAGCACTGGCATCCTCCTTTTGTCATTGAACAAATGTGATATCCAGACTAACCCGAACCCTACC TCTTTGTTTGAGGAGGTCTTTGAAATCTTTCGGACAGTCTCAATGCTGGTTGGTGTAGCAACCAAACAGAGCATTGTCATCAGGCACCCAATAGGTACCATCTATCAGAGCAC TTACACACCTGCTGACCTCGGCAATGCTGTGCTGGGTTCAAAGCAAGATGGTGTGTTCATCGAACTCCCCTCATTTGCAGCACTTCAGCCTCAGCTTGGAACACAAAGCACAATCATtgctcag ATGGCTGCATTCCCGCAGAATCCCCATCCGTCTAATCACACCATCTCAGGAACTGTTTGCAGCCTTTTACTTAGTAATGGAGAATCAGACATAGAGCTGGCAAACCTGACAGAGATGATAGAG ATCTTTTTGCCTCATCCAAATCCTTCAATACCGATTAACAATACCATTGTgttggagaaaaacacaaaagcactgACCAATATCAATGTCTCAGACACTGACATGACCATCTTCTTCAACGTGGAGTCCAGTGTTAATGTATCCTTGGTTCTTAGGCTGTCTCAAGGGTCACCTCCTAACGATACATATTTCAGCAGCACAACCACCTTGAACCTAACAA GAGGCGGTCGCTGGATGATAACCCCGGAGATGTTACGGCATACACCTGGTGCCTGGTATGTTGACGCTGGACTCTTCAATTCCCCTTGGAAGCCAGGCCTGACGCTGAAGATCACTTCTTTTATGAGCAAGTGCATGTACTGGAACATAAAGAATGAGACATGGAGCACTGAGGGCTGCCAG GTGGGGGACAAAAGCACTCCAGAACAAACACAGTGTCTTTGTAACCACCTGACTCTCTTTGGGAGCTCCTTTTTTGTGATGCCAAACTACGTAGACCTTTCTCGCACAGCAGAGCTGTTTTCCACCCTCTCTCAAAATTATGTGGTGCTGGCACTGCTGTGTGCTTTCTACGGACTCTACCTGGTCACTCTGCTATGGGCCTGCTATGCCGACCGCAGGGCACGGTCTAAG AGGAAGATGACTCTGCTGGAAGACAACCACCCAGGCGCTCAATACAACTATCTGATCGGCGTCCAAACTGGCCATCGCAAGAATGCTGGGACCACCGCCAAT GTGACAGTGAAGCTGATTGGCTCAGATGGCGAGAGTGACATACACATCCTGACCGATCCTGAGAAACCTGTGTTTGAGAGAGGAGCTGTGGACATGTTTCTGTTGGCCACCCCCTACCCACTGGGCGAAGTACAAAACCTCAGGCTGCAGCACGACAACTCTGGAGGTCGTCCGTCATG GTATATAAGCAAGGTGACCGTACAAGACCTCCAAACACGACATGTGATTCACTTCTTTTGTGACTGCTGGTTGAGTGCTGaccatggagacaacatgacaAAGAAAACCTTCAACGCTGCCAAGAACAACGAGATTGCCAGCTTCAG GAATATTTTCCACAGCAGAACATCAACTGGCTTCAGGGATGAACACATCTGGGTGTCCATAGTAGATCCTCCCTCACGTAGTCCGTTCACACGTGCCCAGAGGGTCTCTTGCTGCATGAGCCTGCTCCTCTGCACCATGGCCATCAATATCGCCTTCTGGAGCATTCCCATGGATGAGAACTCACCAATAGTCTTCAAGATTG GTTCATTGCAGATCACCTGGCAGGAGCTCATGGTGGGGGTACAAAGTGGTTTTCTCATGTTTCCAATCAACATCCTCATCATCACCATCTTCCGAAGCATCAGACCTCGCGTGATTTCAAACTCTCAAAAAGTCGACTCTGAGGAGAACTTGAGACCCCCTGCTGTTAACATACCAACTATTCTgaag GACACAGAGAAGGTGATTTCTTTGGTGAGCAGTAATCCAAAAAACAAGATGTCAGAGATGCACAGGCTGGAGTCCACCACTGACCTCTACCTTGCCTTGGAAAGGGTGCATGAATTCATCCACCTTAtgcaag GGGTGAGTGAGAGTGACCCCCACTGGGTGTACTGCAGCAAGTTCCTTCTGGCTGGTCTCTGCCACCTCCTGATGTGCCTGGAGAAACTGGATGAAAAGCACTTCCCGAGTCCACAGGAGTACCAGCAGACCCTCAACTTCACCAACCTTCTGGTTCGCAAGGCGGAGATGGTCTACAGTAGCCACTTGTCCTACTG CCCGCCTCCCgtaaagaggaagaagaagaaggcggCGAGCTGCTGGCTCCCCTGGTGGTTTGTGTTCCTGGGTTGGTTCCTGTTGGTGTCCATCAGTGGAGTATCCACTTTCTTCACCTTGGTGTATGGCTTGGATTACGGCAAAGAAAAGTCAATCAAGTGGGTCATGTCTTTGGGCCTCTCCCTGTTCCAGAGCATCTTTATACTGCAGCCTCTCAAG GTTCTAGGCgttgctgtgttttttgcccTGCTGCTGAAACCTGTAGCTGTTGAGGAGTCTGAAGAAATTGAGCAGGTGAAGTTAG AGCAACAAGACAAGTGTAGACGGTACTCTGGCAGGGACACACTGTGA
- the ist1 gene encoding IST1 homolog isoform X3, which translates to MLGGGFKAERLRVNLRLVINRLKLLEKKKTELAQKARKEIADYLSSGKDERARIRVEHIIREDYMVEAMEILELYCDLLLTRFGLIQSMKELDPGLQEAVSTLIWAAPRLQAEVSELRTVSEQLCAKYSKEYGKLCRTNQIGTVNDRLMHKLGVEAPPKILVERYLIEIAKNYNVPYEPDAMVRPEVSLGEDANLIDVDNDKKSGRGGGGGGGGGFTAPNAAMPMPMSMPMPMHMPMPTAFNYPPPKGAEPYNAPVGTYNDFQHPMGGGLPPQLPSCPPTYESIDDLTEKPFVPSQAVGPGPSSQLFDNNALPELPSVPDTLPTSSFGRNTTSSDDIDFDDLTRRFEELKKKT; encoded by the exons ATGCTGGGAGGAGGATTTAAAGCAGAGAGGCTGAGAGTCAACCTCCGGCTGGTCATTAACAGACTCAAACTccttgagaaaaagaaaa CTGAGCTTGctcaaaaagcaagaaaagagaTTGCAGATTACCTGTCATCAGGTAAGGATGAGCGGGCACGAATCCGTGTGGAGCACATTATCAGAGAAGACTATATGGTGGAAGCCATGGAGATCCTGGAGCTCTACTGTGACCTCTTGCTGACTCGCTTTGGTCTCATTCAGTCCATGAA GGAACTGGACCCAGGCTTACAGGAGGCAGTGTCCACTCTCATCTGGGCAGCTCCTCGCCTCCAGGCAGAGGTGTCTGAACTAAGAACT GTATCTGAGCAGCTATGTGCAAAATATAGCAAGGAGTACGGCAAGCTGTGCAGGACAAACCAGATCGGCACAGTCAATGATAGG CTGATGCATAAACTGGGCGTGGAGGCCCCTCCCAAGATCTTGGTGGAGCGCTACCTGATAGAGATCGCCAAGAACTACAATGTGCCATATGAACCTGACGCTATGGTCCGG CCCGAGGTGTCTCTCGGAGAGGATGCAAACCTGATTGACGTGGACAATGACAAGAAGtctggaagaggaggaggaggagggggtggtgGAGGTTTCACTGCTCCCAATGCAGCTATGCCTATGCCCATGTCCATGCCTATGCCCATGCATATGCCCATGCCAACAGCTTTCAACTATCCACCTCCCAAAGGAGCG GAACCGTATAATGCGCCAGTTGGAACCTACAATGACTTTCAGCACCCCATGGGAGGCGGGCTGCCCCCTCAGCTGCCCTCTTGTCCCCCCACATACGAGTCT attGATGACCTAACTGAAAAACCTTTTGTTCCTTCGCAGGCCGTAG GTCCTGGCCCTTCATCTCAGCTATTTGACAACAACGCTCTCCCAGAACTCCCCTCTGTTCCCGACACACTCCCCACGTCCTCCTTCGGCAGAAACACCACAAGTTCGGATGACATTGATTTTGACGACTTAACAAGGCGGTTCgaggagctgaagaagaagaCCTAA
- the ist1 gene encoding IST1 homolog isoform X1, with the protein MSLKIITEVNRATKQTETQTSWCTFHWYLQSIIMLGGGFKAERLRVNLRLVINRLKLLEKKKTELAQKARKEIADYLSSGKDERARIRVEHIIREDYMVEAMEILELYCDLLLTRFGLIQSMKELDPGLQEAVSTLIWAAPRLQAEVSELRTVSEQLCAKYSKEYGKLCRTNQIGTVNDRLMHKLGVEAPPKILVERYLIEIAKNYNVPYEPDAMVRPEVSLGEDANLIDVDNDKKSGRGGGGGGGGGFTAPNAAMPMPMSMPMPMHMPMPTAFNYPPPKGAEPYNAPVGTYNDFQHPMGGGLPPQLPSCPPTYESIDDLTEKPFVPSQAVGPGPSSQLFDNNALPELPSVPDTLPTSSFGRNTTSSDDIDFDDLTRRFEELKKKT; encoded by the exons aTGTCACTAAAGATCATTACGGAAGTGAACCGGGCGACGAAACAGACAGAAACCCAAACAAGTTGGTGTACGTTTCACTGGTATTTACAG TCTATCATCATGCTGGGAGGAGGATTTAAAGCAGAGAGGCTGAGAGTCAACCTCCGGCTGGTCATTAACAGACTCAAACTccttgagaaaaagaaaa CTGAGCTTGctcaaaaagcaagaaaagagaTTGCAGATTACCTGTCATCAGGTAAGGATGAGCGGGCACGAATCCGTGTGGAGCACATTATCAGAGAAGACTATATGGTGGAAGCCATGGAGATCCTGGAGCTCTACTGTGACCTCTTGCTGACTCGCTTTGGTCTCATTCAGTCCATGAA GGAACTGGACCCAGGCTTACAGGAGGCAGTGTCCACTCTCATCTGGGCAGCTCCTCGCCTCCAGGCAGAGGTGTCTGAACTAAGAACT GTATCTGAGCAGCTATGTGCAAAATATAGCAAGGAGTACGGCAAGCTGTGCAGGACAAACCAGATCGGCACAGTCAATGATAGG CTGATGCATAAACTGGGCGTGGAGGCCCCTCCCAAGATCTTGGTGGAGCGCTACCTGATAGAGATCGCCAAGAACTACAATGTGCCATATGAACCTGACGCTATGGTCCGG CCCGAGGTGTCTCTCGGAGAGGATGCAAACCTGATTGACGTGGACAATGACAAGAAGtctggaagaggaggaggaggagggggtggtgGAGGTTTCACTGCTCCCAATGCAGCTATGCCTATGCCCATGTCCATGCCTATGCCCATGCATATGCCCATGCCAACAGCTTTCAACTATCCACCTCCCAAAGGAGCG GAACCGTATAATGCGCCAGTTGGAACCTACAATGACTTTCAGCACCCCATGGGAGGCGGGCTGCCCCCTCAGCTGCCCTCTTGTCCCCCCACATACGAGTCT attGATGACCTAACTGAAAAACCTTTTGTTCCTTCGCAGGCCGTAG GTCCTGGCCCTTCATCTCAGCTATTTGACAACAACGCTCTCCCAGAACTCCCCTCTGTTCCCGACACACTCCCCACGTCCTCCTTCGGCAGAAACACCACAAGTTCGGATGACATTGATTTTGACGACTTAACAAGGCGGTTCgaggagctgaagaagaagaCCTAA